In Gammaproteobacteria bacterium, the DNA window CACTTGCTTTGAGATACGGCGTAACACTTGTTCTGTTATCGATATTTGCCTGATAGTACAACCTCCCGATCATACCGCGACTGTTGAAATCTCCATTCAAATTCTGCTGATAAAGTAACACATCAATACCACGACTGGCTTTGTCTAAATGCTGGACATAAGCCACACCGGCCGTCGCAAGGTCCTGATCCACAAAATCGGCACTTGGATAATGCTTGGTGCCTAAACTCGCACTAAAGCGCAAGCCACTGTAGTGCTGCAGTCTTTTGCTGTACTCAAATCCTACATTGGCCCCTATGTACGAGCTTGAACTGGCTTTGCTGCTGTCGTTTAGAACGAAACCGAGAAATTGGTCCAGCTCGGGCGCACTGTTTACATTATCGTCGTATCCAAGGGTTGTACTGACACGCAAACTGGTTTGTTCCTTAAACCTTGCCTGGCGCTTGTTTAGAGCGTTAATGTAGTCATGAATAATTCTTGCTGCTTCTCGTGGCGGATTTTTTGACAACAGCCAATTGAATTCCTTACGCGATTCTGAATTCAATTTGAGGTTATAGAATACACGTGCCCTTTCTAGCCTGATCTCTGCATTCTGGGGTTGCTGTGCCAGAATACGGTTATACGCTAACAAGGCCTGATCATTGTAGCCAGCACCTTGAGCGCACAAGCCAAACTGTCGATCAAAGGTTATATCCCCCAACAAAGTCGGCTCCAATCGCTTTAGATTGGCAAAACACTCTGCTGCTTGCCCATTAAGTGACTGCTGTAAGGAAACCTTCCAGATCTTCTGTGCAAGGGTATTCGAGTCGGTATCAGCATAAACCGCTGTGTTTGAGGCGTACATCAAGCCGAAAACCACTAATACACACAGGGGCTTGAGTCTAAATAATTTGTATAAGTTAATGTTATTCTTGCGACGATAATTGGTATGCACAGTTAACTCGATTAATTGTTATTATTGCTTGTCCAAGCGAGTGATTACAAAAGGATCTTTTCCAGCTAAATTAGTTCTGCAAATAGTAGTCGACGTAATTATACGTAATATCAATCAATTTATATCACACTATTCCATTTAGATTATGAGAATCAGGTCTAAACTTTTGAAATTAAATAGCTAGACTGCAATCCACACTTTACGTTTGATCCAAGCATACGTGTAATTGACGTCTTTGTTGCTTACTGAAATTTCAGATATTCTAGCATATACTGGCCAGATTCTAGATTATATCATTTCTAGAAAGCCTATTTATCTTCTTGTTTTTTATATATATTTACTATGTCAAAGTCAAAGCGTGTAATTCTTGGTATGTCTGGGGGTGTTGATTCATCCGTAGCGGCCTTATTGCTAAAGCAGCAAGGCTACGACGTGCATGGTCTATTTATGACCAATTGGGAAGAGGATGAGGAGGCCTATTGCACCGCAGCCGAAGATCTGCAAGATGCACGCCAGGTAGCCGAGCAAATTGGAATCCCCCTGCATCACGTCAATTTTGCCAAAGAATATCGCGAACGGGTATTTAGCTATTTTCTGGACGAATACAAAGCAGGTCGCACCCCCAATCCGGATGTTCTGTGTAATCGCGAAATTAAATTTGGCGCGTTCTTTGATTATGCCAAGCGTCTGGGTGGTGAACTCATTGCAACCGGCCATTACGCCAGATTAATAGATCATAACGGGCGTCTATGTCTGGCCAAGGCTGTGGATCAGAACAAGGACCAGTCTTATTTCTTACATGCGGTGGATCCAGACGCATTTCAAACCACCCTGTTTCCTTTGGGAGAGCTTGGTAAACCCGAGATCCGTGATATTGCCACCCAGTCTGGATTGCATGTCCACCAGAAAAAAGACAGTACCGGTATTTGTTTTATTGGTGAACGTCCATTTAAGCAATTTTTAGAAACCTTTTTGCCAGCGCAACCCGGGAAAATACAAGCATTGGATGGTAAAGAACTGGGCGAGCATTCCGGCCTGATGTATTACACCATAGGACAACGCCAGGGTCTGGGAATTGGCGGTGTTAAAGATGCACCGGACGAACCCTGGTATGTGGTGCAAAAAGACCTGGAGAAGAATATTTTAGTGGTTGCACAAGGCGATCATCCCCTGCTGTATAGCCAGGAATTAAGCGCTGACAATCTACACTGGCTAATTGAACCAGTAACCGATGAATTTACTTGTACGGCCAAAACTCGTTATCGGCAATCTGACCAGGCATGCAGAGTACAAATCATCAACGATCGGGTCAATGTCAACTTTGAACAAAAGCAACGCGCGGTAACGCCAGGTCAATTCGTGGTGTTTTACCAAGACGAGCTGTGTCTGGGTGGCGGGGTTATTGCAAGCACCCAATAAACCGTAGGTCGGAATACGATCTTCGATCTATTTCGACCTAGAGGATGTTGTACCAAAATATAAATCCTTGCCCACTTTGCCTACAGCGGAATAATTCAAACTAGCGTATAATTTCCACCCTAAATTTACCACAATCCCACATCAATATTACACCCCTATCGCGGAGTAAGATATGAGCTTATATACCGATTATCTCAAAGACATTGAGGCTCGCAAAGAACAACAACTTGACCCAAAGCCAATTGAAGATGCAGAAATGGTTAAGGTTTTGATCGAGCAGATTCTTGATTTAGATAATGAACATCGTGATCAATCGCTTGATTTCTTCATCTATAACGTATTGCCGGGCACGACCTCTGCCGCTGGTGCAAAGGCTAGCCTTCTGAAAGATATTATCCTCAAGAAAAAAGAAGTAAAAGAGATTTCGACTGATTTCGCCTTTGAGCAACTCTCGCATATGAAAGGTGGCCCCTCTGTAGAGGTGTTGATCGATCTGGCCTTGGGTGATGACGTCAGCGTTGCACGTCAAGCAACAGACATTCTCAAAACACAGGTCTTTCTGTATGAAGCCGATACTGATCGTTTAGAAGCAGCTCACAAAAAAGGACATGCCTTAGCAACTGAATTACTAAAAAGCTATGCGAATGCCGAGTTTTTTACACAAATGCCCGAGATCGACGAAGAGATCAAAGTGGTTACCTACGTGGTTGCTGTCGGCGATGTTTCAACCGACTTACTCTCACCGGGCGCCGATGCTCATTCGCGCTCAGATCGTCAGCTTCACGGGCAGTGTATGTTCGAGCATGACAAGAAAAAACAACAAGCCCTACTTGACCTACAAGCTAAACATCCCGACAAGCGCGTTATGCTGGTTTCAGAAAAAGGCACAATGGGCGTCGGCTCCTCGCGTATGTCAGGGGTGAACAATGTGGCACTCTGGACAGGTATCAAAGCCAGTCCTTATGTACCATTTATTAATATTATGCCAATCGTGGGCGGCACTAACGGCCTTGCTCCAATCTTCTACACGACAGTTGGCGTGACTGGCGGTATCGGTATTGACCTGCAAAACTGGGTTAAAAAACTGGATGCAGACGGAGTACCTGTGCTTGAGCCGGATGGAGACATTGCACTGGAGTTGGTTTTTTCAATTGATACCGGCACAGTCTTCACCATCAACACCAAAAAGAAAAAACTCTACTCTGAAGATGGAAAAGAGCTGGCTGATATCTCGAGCGCGCTGACCCCACCTAAAATGGAATTTATTCGTGCCAAAGGCTCTTACGCCGTGGTATTCGGTAAGAAACTGCAAACGACAGCAGCTGAAATCTTAGATATTGAAGCTCCACCTGTTTATGCAGAAGCAAAAATAGTCTCGCATGCAGGACAAGGTCTAACGGCAGTCGAAAAGATCTTTAATCGTAATGCCGTGGGTGTCAAAACGGACAAGCCGCTGCATGCTGGCTCAAATGTTCGAGTGAAAGTCAATATAGTCGGCTCACAAGACACGACTGGCCTGATGACTTCGCAAGAATTGGAAATGATGGCAGCTACGGTAATTTCCCCAACGGTTGACGGTGCTTATCAGTCCGGTTGCCATACCGCCTCTGTCTGGGATAAAAAGGCACAGACCAATACACCGAAACTGATGAAGTTTATGAATGACTTCGGTCTGATCACCGGACGCGATCCAAAAGGTAAATATCACGCCATGACAGACGTGATCCATAAAGTACTCAATGACCTTACTATTGATGATCGCGCCGTGATCATAGGTGGTGACTCACATACACGTATGTCCAAAGGCGTCGCGTTTGGTGCTGACTCCGGTACCGTAGCGTTGGCACTGGCAACTGGTGAAGCGACTATGCCGATCCCGGACTCTGTGAAAGTCACCTTTAAAGGCTCACTCAATGATCACATGGATTTTCGCGATGTGGTTCACGCAACCCAGATACAGATGCTGGAGCATTTTGATGGTGATAACGTTTTCCAAGGACGCATCATTGAAGTTCATATCGGCACACTACTCTCAGACCAGGCGTTCACCTTTACCGACTGGACTGCTGAAATGAAGGCAAAAGCCTCTATCTGTATCTCCGAGCCTGACACGCTGATCGAAAGCTTAGAGATTGCTAAATCGCGTATCCAGATCATGATTGATAAGGGCATGGATAATGAGAAACAGGTTCTAAAAGGTCTGATCAATCTTGCTGATAAACGTATTCATGGTATCCGCTCGGGTGAAGAGCCACCATTGCTTCCAGATGATAACGCCAAATACTTCGCCGAGTTCACGGTGGATCTCGACCAGATCAATGAGCCGATGATTGCCGACCCGGATGTCAACAATGACGATCCATCCAAACGCTATACGCATGATACGATTCGTCCGATCTCCTATTATGGCGGGACAAAAACTGTCGATCTTGGCTTCGTCGGCTCTTGCATGGTGCACAAAGGTGATATGCAGATCCTCGCGCAGATGTTGCGAAACATTGAAAAGCAACACGGCAAGGTAGAGTTTAAAGCACCATTAGTCGTCGCGCCTCCAACTTATAATATTGTAGAAGAGCTAAGAGCAGAAGGCGATTGGGATGTACTGGCACGATATTCCGGTTTTGTATTTGATGATGACAATCCAAAACAACAATCCCGTAAGACCTACGAGAATGTCATGTATCTGGAACGCCCAGGCTGCAACCTCTGCATGGGCAATCAGGAAAAAGCCGAACCCGGTGATACGGTAATGGCAACTTCAACCCGTCTGTTTCAGGGTCGCGTGGTACGTGATAGCGAAGCGAAACTTGGCGAGTCGCTGCTGGCCTCAACCCCGGTTGTTGTACTCTCCACCATACTTGGGCGTACGCCAACGCTTGAGGAATACCTTGCTGCCGTTGATGGCATCAAGCTCACCGATTACGAGCCACCTGCCCTGGCTGCTTAAGTGTCTGTTTAAAGGCTAGCTTCACAAGTCAGCCAGTTTTCGATACTAATACGTCCTCCCTCATTTCAGGACACTTCAAGCCTCGATTAGCGATAATCGGGGCTTGTTTGTTTTTGATCAATAATTACCTTTATCATGTGTCCAAAAATGATTAATTAGCGTATTATTTATATCATACGCCTAACTAAATTCCACATGACTAAGGCATACAACCTTGTAACGGAGAAATTCCATGGCTGATTCTTTCAATACCCGCCGCAGTCTCGAAGTCAACGGTAAGTTTTATGACTATTACAACATTAAAGACCTGGCCGATAAATTTCCAGTAGTTAAGCGATTACCCTTTACCCATAAGATCTTACTTGAGAATTTATTACGCACAGAAGATGGCAAGGCTGTCACAAAAACTGACATCGAAGCCTTGTTGCATTGGGATGCAAGCGCAGAACCCAATACCGAGATCGCTTTCACACCAAGCCGTGTACTATTGCAAGACTTCACTGGCGTACCGGCTGTAGTCGATCTGGCAGCAATGCGTGATGCGGTAGTCAGCCTGGGTGGTAAACCAGAACAAATTAATCCACTCTCCCCTGCAGAGTTGGTGATCGATCATTCGATACAGGTCGATCATTACGGTAAACCGGAAGCATTGGATCTGAATACACGCATTGAGTTTACCCGTAACAAAGAACGTTATGCTTTTTTGCGCTGGGGTCAGAATTCATTTTCAAATTTTGAAGTGGTGCCTCCTGAAACCGGGATCGTGCATCAGGTCAATCTTGAATATCTGGCACGCACTGTATTCTCTACTGAGAAAGATGGCAAACTCATTGCCTATCCAGATACCGTAGTCGGCACCGACTCTCACACAACCATGATCAATGGTCTTGGTATTTTGGGCTGGGGTGTTGGCGGTATAGAAGCAGAAGCCGCGATGTTGGGCCAGCCTATTTCTATGCTCATTCCACAAGTCATCGGGTTTGAACTGATCGGCACCTTGAAAGAAGGTACCTCCGCAACAGATCTGGTCTTGCGGGTAACCGAAATGCTGCGTGAAAAAGGCGTGGTCGGTAAATTCGTTGAATTTTTCGGCGACGGTGTTGGCGAACTTCCATTGGCAGACCGTGCAACCTTGTCTAACATGTCGCCAGAGTTCGGTTCGACCTGTGGCATTTTTCCAATTGATGGCGAGACCATCAAATACCTTGAACTAACCGGACGCAGTGAAGATGAAATTGCCTTGGTTGAATCCTATGCCAAAGCGCAAGGCCTCTGGCGACATGATGGTCAAGAACCTGCTATCTATTCCGACACATTAACACTTGACCTTAATGATGTTGAACCAAGTATTGCCGGCCCTAAACGTCCTCAAGACCGGATCAATGTGAGTAGTGCAGACTCGACCTATCGTAAACTGTTCGGCGAAATGACGGACGGTAGAGCTGCCAAGTCCATTGCGGTTGACACAGAGCGTGGTTCATTTGTTCTGGATGACGGTGCAATAGTAATCGCAGCAATCACCTCTTGCACAAATACTTCAAACCCAGCGGTCATGGTCGCTGCGGGTCTTTTGGCTAAGAACGCCAACAAAAAAGGATTAAGTTCAAAGCCCTGGGTTAAAACTTCACTGGCTCCCGGCTCACTGGTTGTAACCGATTACCTGGAAAAAGCAAATCTGATGTCAGATTTTGAAGCACTCAATTTCCACACGGTCGGCTACGGGTGTACGACCTGTATTGGTAACTCGGGACCATTAGATCCAGCGATAAGAAAAGCGGTGGCAGAAAATGATCTAGTCGTATGTTCGGTACTCTCCGGGAATCGCAACTTTGAAGGTCGTATTTCCCCTGACACAAAAATGAATTTCCTGGCCTCACCGCCCCTGGTCGTTGCTTATGCCTTGGCAGGAAACATGAATATCAACCTTTTCAATGACCCCTTGGGTCAAGACCAAAACGGTAAGGATGTGTACTTGAAAGATATCTGGCCTTCACAGGCGGATGTACATGCTGTGATCGCCGCATCACTTGATTCAAATATGTTTAAACAAAGCTATGCGAATGTCTATACCGGTGACACGCGCTGGCAAAATCTGGAGGTACCTGAAGGTCAATTATACGACTGGCCGGATTCTACTTATGTTAAGAATCCTCCATACTTCGTCGGTATGAGCAAAGATGTTGCCGATGTGGATGATATCAGTGGCGCGCGTTGTCTGGCCTTGCTGGGCGATACTATCACCACCGATCATATCTCGCCCGCCGGTAAGATCGAAGCTAAAACACCGGCAGGACAATACCTGATAAACAATGGCGTGGAAGAAAAAGATTTTAATTCCTACGGCTCACGTCGTGGCAATCACGAAGTTATGATGCGCGGTACATTTGCCAATATCCGTTTACGTAACCAACTCGCACCGGGCACCGAAGGTGGCTGGACCACGTATCAACCCAGTGGCGAGCAAATGTATATTTACGACGCCTCGGTCAAGTACAAGGCTGAAGGAACGCCTTTAGTGGTGATCGCCGGTAAAGAATACGGCACCGGTTCTTCCCGCGACTGGGCGGCAAAAGGTACTTTGCTATTAGGTGTAAAAGCCGTACTGGCAGAAAGCTTTGAACGTATTCACCGCTCCAATCTGATTGGCATGGGTGTATTACCACTGCAATTCAAAGATGGCGAAAACGCACAAACGCATGGCCTTGATGGAAAAGAAACCTATGCCATCTCCGGTCTGGCCAATGGCGAATCCAGTGAGGCAACGGTTACCGCAACCGCCGAAGATGGCAGCAGCAAGTCCTTCTCCGTTAATGTGCGTTTGGACACCCCAATGGAACGCGATTATCTACGCAATGGCGGCATTCTGCATTACGTGTTACGACAAATGGCCGCATAATTATAATATTTATAATTTTTGCCAAATATAAAGCCCGCGTTTAGCGGGTTTTTTATTGCGATTTTTCTAGAAAACCCTTGAAATAAAAAACTGGAATCCCTATATTTTCCACGCAGGAGCGATATCGATTGTCGCACTGCATTATTTTTGTCATTAAATTAATAGAGGTAAATTAGTATGAAAAAACTCATATATTTTACTGTGGCATTATTAATTTTTTCCCTGAATAATGCCCTGTCAGCACAAGCTCTTGAAGGCAAGATCGTTAAAGGCCATGACTATAAGACCTACATCATGGAACACGCCGGACATAAGTACATGCTTGAATTCGATGAATTGACCGAATTAAAACCGAACCAGACGGTTCAGGTGAAAGGTGACAAGATCGATACCAACAAACTGGCGGTAAAAGAGGTCAAAGTCATTACCGGAACGATCAAATCGCAAAACTCATAAATCGAAATTCAATTTCACACACAATCCGGACGCCCTAGGGTGTCCGGCATTTACGTGTTCAGCGCCCGGCTTGCG includes these proteins:
- a CDS encoding bifunctional aconitate hydratase 2/2-methylisocitrate dehydratase, which encodes MSLYTDYLKDIEARKEQQLDPKPIEDAEMVKVLIEQILDLDNEHRDQSLDFFIYNVLPGTTSAAGAKASLLKDIILKKKEVKEISTDFAFEQLSHMKGGPSVEVLIDLALGDDVSVARQATDILKTQVFLYEADTDRLEAAHKKGHALATELLKSYANAEFFTQMPEIDEEIKVVTYVVAVGDVSTDLLSPGADAHSRSDRQLHGQCMFEHDKKKQQALLDLQAKHPDKRVMLVSEKGTMGVGSSRMSGVNNVALWTGIKASPYVPFINIMPIVGGTNGLAPIFYTTVGVTGGIGIDLQNWVKKLDADGVPVLEPDGDIALELVFSIDTGTVFTINTKKKKLYSEDGKELADISSALTPPKMEFIRAKGSYAVVFGKKLQTTAAEILDIEAPPVYAEAKIVSHAGQGLTAVEKIFNRNAVGVKTDKPLHAGSNVRVKVNIVGSQDTTGLMTSQELEMMAATVISPTVDGAYQSGCHTASVWDKKAQTNTPKLMKFMNDFGLITGRDPKGKYHAMTDVIHKVLNDLTIDDRAVIIGGDSHTRMSKGVAFGADSGTVALALATGEATMPIPDSVKVTFKGSLNDHMDFRDVVHATQIQMLEHFDGDNVFQGRIIEVHIGTLLSDQAFTFTDWTAEMKAKASICISEPDTLIESLEIAKSRIQIMIDKGMDNEKQVLKGLINLADKRIHGIRSGEEPPLLPDDNAKYFAEFTVDLDQINEPMIADPDVNNDDPSKRYTHDTIRPISYYGGTKTVDLGFVGSCMVHKGDMQILAQMLRNIEKQHGKVEFKAPLVVAPPTYNIVEELRAEGDWDVLARYSGFVFDDDNPKQQSRKTYENVMYLERPGCNLCMGNQEKAEPGDTVMATSTRLFQGRVVRDSEAKLGESLLASTPVVVLSTILGRTPTLEEYLAAVDGIKLTDYEPPALAA
- the mnmA gene encoding tRNA 2-thiouridine(34) synthase MnmA produces the protein MSKSKRVILGMSGGVDSSVAALLLKQQGYDVHGLFMTNWEEDEEAYCTAAEDLQDARQVAEQIGIPLHHVNFAKEYRERVFSYFLDEYKAGRTPNPDVLCNREIKFGAFFDYAKRLGGELIATGHYARLIDHNGRLCLAKAVDQNKDQSYFLHAVDPDAFQTTLFPLGELGKPEIRDIATQSGLHVHQKKDSTGICFIGERPFKQFLETFLPAQPGKIQALDGKELGEHSGLMYYTIGQRQGLGIGGVKDAPDEPWYVVQKDLEKNILVVAQGDHPLLYSQELSADNLHWLIEPVTDEFTCTAKTRYRQSDQACRVQIINDRVNVNFEQKQRAVTPGQFVVFYQDELCLGGGVIASTQ
- the acnA gene encoding aconitate hydratase AcnA; the protein is MADSFNTRRSLEVNGKFYDYYNIKDLADKFPVVKRLPFTHKILLENLLRTEDGKAVTKTDIEALLHWDASAEPNTEIAFTPSRVLLQDFTGVPAVVDLAAMRDAVVSLGGKPEQINPLSPAELVIDHSIQVDHYGKPEALDLNTRIEFTRNKERYAFLRWGQNSFSNFEVVPPETGIVHQVNLEYLARTVFSTEKDGKLIAYPDTVVGTDSHTTMINGLGILGWGVGGIEAEAAMLGQPISMLIPQVIGFELIGTLKEGTSATDLVLRVTEMLREKGVVGKFVEFFGDGVGELPLADRATLSNMSPEFGSTCGIFPIDGETIKYLELTGRSEDEIALVESYAKAQGLWRHDGQEPAIYSDTLTLDLNDVEPSIAGPKRPQDRINVSSADSTYRKLFGEMTDGRAAKSIAVDTERGSFVLDDGAIVIAAITSCTNTSNPAVMVAAGLLAKNANKKGLSSKPWVKTSLAPGSLVVTDYLEKANLMSDFEALNFHTVGYGCTTCIGNSGPLDPAIRKAVAENDLVVCSVLSGNRNFEGRISPDTKMNFLASPPLVVAYALAGNMNINLFNDPLGQDQNGKDVYLKDIWPSQADVHAVIAASLDSNMFKQSYANVYTGDTRWQNLEVPEGQLYDWPDSTYVKNPPYFVGMSKDVADVDDISGARCLALLGDTITTDHISPAGKIEAKTPAGQYLINNGVEEKDFNSYGSRRGNHEVMMRGTFANIRLRNQLAPGTEGGWTTYQPSGEQMYIYDASVKYKAEGTPLVVIAGKEYGTGSSRDWAAKGTLLLGVKAVLAESFERIHRSNLIGMGVLPLQFKDGENAQTHGLDGKETYAISGLANGESSEATVTATAEDGSSKSFSVNVRLDTPMERDYLRNGGILHYVLRQMAA